TCCTGCTCAAAGATGAGGAAATCAGAGGTGAATTCATCGAAGTTGGCCCAAAATGCTTTGATCGACTTTTGCTGGTCTGCTGATAGCCCACATTGAGCAAGGCTCAAGATGGACACTGCTTCAGCCAATCTGTCCTTCACATTTAACTTGAAGATATCCGAAAGGCACTCTTTCAGAGACCGCTTGGCATTCTCAACTTCTTCCAAGCTTGGAGCTTCAGAAGTCAAGACATCACTCCTTCGATCACCGGAGCACTGCGTTAATTTGCCTGGACGATCCTCGGCATCGTTGAGGAGTTTCTCAAGACTCGTGAAATACAAATCAAATGTATCAGTCAATGTAAGCGCTGGAGGGAGAGTACTTGAATCTGTCTGTGTAACCATAGCAGTGGGAGTGTCCCTAGGTTCAGGCTCTGCCAGAGGAGCACTCGCGGGAACACTAGCCGGTGGCGGAGTGACAAAAATTTGGGCTACGACAATCAGAGTATTGCCTACTAAATACGCATTACGCGAGCAACGAAGCTTTCTCAACGGAATAAAGGATGTGAAACCCCAATCGCTCTCTCTAGCAGTGAAAATGTGTTCTGTCTCTGCAAGATCAGCTGCGAGTTTAGCGGTTGCAAAGAATGTAGATCATAAATAGAGTATGCATATAATAATATAGACATTTACCATATTATGCAGGAGCGACATTCGATGGCAGATCAAACAACCGGAGTAAAGTTGAAACATGTTTGAATAAAAGATTCAAAACACAGCACCAGAATGTTCTAATTTACTTCAGCAAAACATCAATTTGGTCCTTCAGATTTCTTCAGCATCAAATCTACACTCGCCATCCACTTTCAACATGGTGAATATTCACTCCAAAACTAATCTGGGTGTCTAAAGAGGGGTAGAGTGACAAAATCACATGTTTATTGTTACTTGAATTTTACAGATCTTACATGAACCAACAAAAGAACTCAGATCATCGCTTATCATCCTTTCAGAAGTATATTAACAGCAAGATTAAATAAAAGAACCATCTAGCCTGGGGAAAAGGAGGCCCTGGAGTAGACAATTCATACCCTTTCTCTTTGAAGAACCAGGATTTATCTGATTAACCAGAGTCAATTTGAACCGTGCAAATCTAGACCATCCGTCTGGAAGTCCTGCAGGATCGGCAACACTCAAATATAGTGCCAAAGAGTTGGCTCTATTGCCTTTTGGGTAGATCAACAGGCGCCTGCTCAGAATCAAGCCAACTGCCTAAGAAGATACATCATTTTACGACCGCTGAAAATGAAACAATGTTTACCAGTCGTGGACGCCAACTGTGAATACTTGAGAGTAGTACTTGACTGAACTTAAGCTACTGAAGTTGGTGATTTTCCATATGTATTTCCATGAAGTTACGAGTTGTTCACCCACCATTTCCTGCTTCCCCATCGGCAAGAGTTTCAGCAAAACAGAGTTTCATGAATGATCCTCTAACATCATAATCACGCCATAAATATACTTCCCGAGctatgaaaacaagaaaagaaaaagatatgatATTCGACTTCATGTGAAATTAGTTACGACTGCAAGTCGGAGACAAGAACTCGGGACTTCTGACAGAGAAAGAAAACGCACCTCTCTGTTTGAACATGGGACGAGCTCAGATTCCTCAGTTATTGCTACAATAGTCCGAGGAAGAGAAGGTAATCCGCAAAAGATATTTCTGATATTCATCGTGCTTTTCAGCAGACCACTTTGCTCAGATCAGAAAATTGCACGTAATTGCATTATTAAACACTTGGGTGGACGCGGCTTAGTTGACCGCAGACACCGAGTAAATCATGACTTGACATTGATAGCCTATGAAACATGTCTATGTTCTTCCCTTTTCAATTCAGTGTTCACATTGACTTTAAAGAGGTCAATTCTGGCAACTGGTAATTGAAATCCTTGATTGATTGTCTTAGTAATTTATAAgacatttgatttttcaattataaatgAAATACTCACCTAGTTACATGTTTGTAAATTGCCAACTTAACATCTAATTTGCAAATACTGGTCGTTGTCAAAATTTACCAATATTATCGATATGAAGCCCACACCCacggcaaaattaaaaaaattcaccaacTTATAAttacatttactaatttttagtCAATTAGTATGTTACAAACTACATTTGAATATTTCCagtaaattttaaaatctaCCTATACTCTATAGTTACGGTAAATGTAAACATCTAATAAAGTTAACAACTTACATTCAAATATCCACGTGTAGTTGATCAGTAAACTTATCGacttttgtttcaatttgatcaatgagTATCCCGTTTTACCTATATTATCAATATCAAGGCACTATAAATGTATTAAAAGGTTCAATTTATATTGCCAGGCACAGGATTCCCAAGCTCGGCTTCCAGTTGCCGGCGACGACTTAGCAGTGTCTATATGTGTTACATAGAATTATCAAATATAGCTGATTTCTACTGCCACATTAAGCAGTGACACACAACTCTTCCCACATGGAATTGAATAGACTTTATTTTTCAAGCGTTATTAATGTCTGAAGACTATGGTCCACCATTAGTAACGGTTAAGGAGAACTACTACCATACACTAATGGATaaactaagaaaaataaaataaagaaatcgaCCAATGTAGTGAGATGAATCACTTAACAGATAGAAGTTGATAAGGGATTTGCGAAATTTATTACACATTTACCTCAatggtaaaaaatatttatcaaactaTGTTTCGAGTTTGAGTCCGTGTACGAAATCAATCAAAAGATATAGACCAATCCATAGACTATTGTATTCTCTGACCgctgagtttctttttttacgTGTTGAAGATCAAGAAAAGGGTTCCTAATAAATTGTCAGTGGAGATTTGTTTTTTGGACTTAATTATTCTTTCCTTAAAGAAGATGTATGTTCAAGCCGCGTAAGGGAGGAGATCTTTAGTGATTGGTTAATAATATAATTATGTACCAAAGATCTTTCCGCACTGGAGACTCTTAATTCGGCCGCACATGGAAGCTTCCTCCATGAGCCGCAAAGTGGagccttttttttgggtcggacAAAAGGGAGTTCTGAACACACGGATTTTTAGTTAATCTAAGCGTGAAGAAATAATTGAGCATACGAGTAATTGTAACTCTAATTCtttgattattaattaataattttctattGACTCTTCCGTCGAGCATTGGAATTCATATTGATCCACATAAATCCCCGATATTCTTTATTACTCcttatttatttctctaatgattttgcattgatttaattgcaaaattcgaTTAGTTTCCacattatattataataattggTATAAGAGCTTAAGGATTGGacttttttgaatttgatttgggcttttgcttgtctaattactatttggaaattttgtttttactattaTATTTagagctaaaataaaaattgaaaattttaatggCATGAAGAACTTCAGATTGTGGAGTGTTACAATCCATGCTTCATTGACAATCCAAGGTTTGGCCAAAACATTGGAGTTACTGAATTCCTTAACTACTTAATAGAGATAGCAAAAGGTATAATCATGTTAAACCTATCGGATGAGGTGTTAATAGAGGTAGTTAAGGAGAAGGATGCAGCAGAGTTGTGGGCAAAATTGCAAACCCTCTATGTAATGAAGGATTTAAGCAATTGCCtatacatgttgaagaagatgttccAGTTATGTATGTTGAAAGTACTTCCATTAGAGCCCATCTAGATGAGTTTAAAAAACTTatgatggatttgaagaacCTCAAAGAGACCTTAGATGATAAAAGAAGGGAATAATGTGGTTGGCTTCTTTACTAGAGTCATGGAAGCACTTATATTGATTCGCGTACTATGATTACcttgaaagaaataaaatcctcCTTGTTTTCTAAGAGTGGCGGATGAAGTTGCGAAATGAATGTCTAGCACGGATGTAGTGCAGGGATTAGTGATTTGAGATAGAGACCAACATCCAAGGTCTATGCTTCTATGCTTCGGTTTGTCATCTATGAGATACCATATTGCAAGCCGCCTGATTACTCCATGCTTCGGGCTTGTTATCCGTGTCTCcaagattttatggatgatAAGTTCGTCAAGCATCTTTGCCTTGTATTTTCATTGGGTTATATTGAGAAGCATAAAGGATATCAATGCCTTATCTTTCAACGGGACGTGTAAATGTCTCTAggcaagttaatttttttatggaacGTTATCTTCCTTTTGCTTCTAAGTCTCAGGATCAAGCTTCTACCGTCAGTTATAGCCCAGGTGTTGATGGATTGGCTCCCATATAAGAATTCAAGAGCTGCTGTTGATTCTCAGATTAATCCAACCCAAGAAACCACAAAGCTAGCTACTACCGAGCCTATCTCCACATCAGTTCAGCCTGTATCTACTCTCTCCTCTGATTTGGCCCGTGAACTTGCAGGGCTCTATAATGATGGCCTCTACACAGAATTTCGTCACTTGACTTCCTCATTTCTGGAAATGTGCCAAGAAGCTCTACCAGTCTTTCTCCCTAATGCAATGTCCACAGGACCAACTACTACCCCAGTTGCAGCTTCTCCTGAGATTGTCGCGTAGTCAATTCCATAGCTACTGTTCCTTCGCATCCCATGATCACCGTGTCCAAGTCAGGTACTTCAAAACCTAATCACGATAATATTGTTGTCTCATCCATTCCCTCTAAGTTGTTATTTATGTTTTTAGTTTTTGTGGTATGAACATTCTTAGGTTTTGTATTGATATTTGAgcaaatttgattgatttgccTTTTCTAATCTTCTTAAACTATGAAATCTTTaatgaaattactaacataatTACTAAATAAgcctttttgttgttgttttcgTTATGTCACAGTCTCATATTATCAATGAAAGACTGGTTATCTACATTGCCATGTGAATTGCGGGCCCAACAAAATGCTGAATTGAAGTCATAATAGGACTCGAGTACATTTGCGGTGTTGGAACGGAAAGTGCCGgtcttcatcctccaaaataAACATGAAATTGAGAGAGCCCTGACATTGGGGTAAAAAAAGGACGAAAGACAGAGACTTCTTCACCCAATGACTGATTAATAATTGATGCTACATAAGCCAATACAATGCATCTATCCTTTTCAACTCTTGGATTGTAGAACCTCAGTCAAATCAACTTCCTAGACTCtaagaaatttttcttcttgggCTCGCAGGAGGAGATGTATGCTAGAAAACTGGCGAAGTCAGTGTCCATGTACCGCTTCGGGCTCACCTCGTCATCGATAAGCTCCGGCAAGGGCCGGACCGTGCATTTGGAAGGCAGACTGTGCAAGGATGCGACTGATATTCTGGATTTAGTCGAATTTACGGTGACTCGGTGTAAAACACTCTTGTACCTCCCATTGCTGAATATCTGCCACATATCAAGCAACAAAGAATATTCACATGATTGGATTAATTAGTATAGCAAAATTAATCTTCACATGATGCAATTCATCCCGCGGAATATGTAGATGCATTATCTTTTCTTCAGGTAGAAGAATAGACCCAAATTTAAC
The sequence above is drawn from the Eucalyptus grandis isolate ANBG69807.140 chromosome 11, ASM1654582v1, whole genome shotgun sequence genome and encodes:
- the LOC104425937 gene encoding uncharacterized protein LOC104425937 isoform X2 gives rise to the protein MGKQEMVGEQLVTSWKYIWKITNFSSLSSVKYYSQVFTVGVHDWRLLIYPKGNRANSLALYLSVADPAGLPDGWSRFARFKLTLVNQINPGSSKRKETEHIFTARESDWGFTSFIPLRKLRCSRNAYLVGNTLIVVAQIFVTPPPASVPASAPLAEPEPRDTPTAMVTQTDSSTLPPALTLTDTFDLYFTSLEKLLNDAEDRPGKLTQCSGDRRSDVLTSEAPSLEEVENAKRSLKECLSDIFKLNVKDRLAEAVSILSLAQCGLSADQQKSIKAFWANFDEFTSDFLIFEQDNAEFELQKLIKDQMFSTMKKKHKTHLSFKQLMSNLAKEEEELEANMEGEQEFKAKLEGVQGKREKLISEWEILMVESEEAKSGYKAQKKKVEEAEEKKRIAEERMSRSATAWSNLKALFC
- the LOC104425937 gene encoding uncharacterized protein LOC104425937 isoform X1, encoding MNIRNIFCGLPSLPRTIVAITEESELVPCSNREEMVGEQLVTSWKYIWKITNFSSLSSVKYYSQVFTVGVHDWRLLIYPKGNRANSLALYLSVADPAGLPDGWSRFARFKLTLVNQINPGSSKRKETEHIFTARESDWGFTSFIPLRKLRCSRNAYLVGNTLIVVAQIFVTPPPASVPASAPLAEPEPRDTPTAMVTQTDSSTLPPALTLTDTFDLYFTSLEKLLNDAEDRPGKLTQCSGDRRSDVLTSEAPSLEEVENAKRSLKECLSDIFKLNVKDRLAEAVSILSLAQCGLSADQQKSIKAFWANFDEFTSDFLIFEQDNAEFELQKLIKDQMFSTMKKKHKTHLSFKQLMSNLAKEEEELEANMEGEQEFKAKLEGVQGKREKLISEWEILMVESEEAKSGYKAQKKKVEEAEEKKRIAEERMSRSATAWSNLKALFC